Sequence from the Rhodanobacter sp. genome:
GCCAGTTCATCACGACCAGCCAACGCTGCGGCGAGAGGATGTGCGCGTCGATCTGCACGATCGGGGTTTCCTCGCCGAGCAGGCGGTAACCGCGCAAGGCCCAGCCGCCGATCCCGCAAAGCACGCTGAGCACGAGGCACGCCGCGCACAGCAGCGCATGCCAGGCGGCTGCCAGTCTGGCGCCGCCATCGAGGCGGCGGCGCAGCAGCACCAGTTGCAGCAGGCAGCACAGCAGCAGCACCGCGGCCAGCGCCAGCAGCACGGTGGCGGGCAAGCGCAACAGCTCGATCAGGTTCATCGGGATTTCCGCGGGAGGGGCGCGCGCATGATAAGAGGTCGGGGCCGGTCCATGGTCTCGGCGCGGAATGCCTGAAACCGCGAAACGGCTTCCCGGCTCGCTCGCTATACTGCGGCGTCACGTTTCCCACGGGTGTCCGATCATGCGCCGTCTGTTGCTGCCGCCGCTTTGCCTCATGGCCGCCGTGCTTGCCGGCTGCGGCAACAAGGGCCCGCTGTACCTGCCGAACAATCCCAATCCGCCGGTCTACGTGCCGCCGGCGAAGACTCCGCCGGCACCGTCCAATGCGCAGTCGGCGCCGGCGCCGGCAAGCAGCGCCGCCACGCACTGAACCGCGCCGATGCTGCGCTTCTCCAAGATGCACGGCCTGGGCAACGATTTCGTGCTGCTCGACTGCCGCACGGCGCCGTTCGCACTGGACGAGGCCGGCATCCGTGCGCTGGCGGACCGGCGCACCGGCGTGGGCTTCGACCAGTTGCTCAGCGTTGAACCGGCGCGCGATCCGAGCTGCGCGTTCTACTACGGCATCTGGAACACCGACGGCTCGCCGGCGGCCCAATGCGGCAACGGCGTGCGTTGCGTGGCCGCCTGGCTGCACCGCGCCGGCCACCTGGCGGTGGACGAACCGGTGCGGCTGGAAAGCCCGTCCGGCCCGGTCACGGTGCGCCTGCGCTCCGCGCACGAAGTCACCGTGGACATGGGCGAACCGCAGTTCGCGCCGGCGCGGATTCCGTTCGACGCCCCGGCCGAGGCGCCGCACTACGCCATCGAAGCCGCCGGCGCGCGTTTGCGCATCGGCGCGGTGTCGATGGGCAATCCGCATGCCGTGGTCATGCTGGACGAGCTGGCCGCCGCCGATGTGGAACACCTGGCCCCCGCGCTCACCGCACACGCGCGCTTCGCCGAGGGCGCGAACGCCGGTTTCGTCGAACGCCTCGGCCGCGACCGCATCGCGCTGCGCGTGCACGAACGCGGCGTGGGCTGGACCCAGGCCTGCGGCACCGGCGCCTGTGCCGCCGTGGCCGTGTTGCGGCGGCGCGGCGAGGTGGACGAGCAGGTCCGCGTGGACCTTCCCGGCGGCACGCTGCGCATCGCCTGGCCGGGTCCCGGCCACACGCTGTGGATGACCGGCCCGGCCGCGTTCGCCTTCGAGGGCGAATGGCCCCTCGATTGATCGAACCGCGCGTCCATCGCACACTCGCCGCATGACCGCCGCAGGAAACCGCGCATGAACGCCCCCTTGTCCGACGACACCATCGACGCCGTCGCCGTCGCGGCCTACCTCAAGCGGCACCCGTCCTTCCTCAACGACTACCCCGAGCTGGCCGCGCAACTCACCATGCCGCGCGAGCAGGGTTCGGTCGCCTCGTTGGCCGCGTACCAGCTGCAGCAGTTGCGCGACAAGAACGCCGAGCTGGAACATCGCCTCGCCGAACTCACCACCATCGCCGCCGACAACCAGAAGCTGATGGAACGCGTGCATGCGCTCACCGTGGCCTTGCTGCGCGCGAACACGCTCGAGGTGACCACGCGTACCCTGATCGCCCGGCTCAACGAGGATTTCCACACCGAACTCGTGCGCCTGCTGCTGTTCGGCCGCCATGCCGACCTGCCGCGCTCGGACTGGCTGCGCCAGGTCGGCGGCGGTGCGACGGAGCTGCCCGAGCTGGCCGACGTGTTGCAGCGGCACGAACCGCTCTCCGGCCGTTTCTCGGCCGAGAAGCTGGCGCAGCTGTTCGGCGACGAGGCGCCCACCATCCGTTCGGCGGCGCTGATACCGCTGGGCGAGGCCGGCATCCTCGCCATCGGCAGCCACGATGCGGACCGCTTCCAGCCCGGCATGGGCACGCTGTTCCTGCGGATGATCGCCGCCACCGTCACCGCCGCCCTGGCGCGCGCACGGGATCTCGCCTGAGCCGGGCATGAGACCGCAGCTACAGGTCGACGCCTGGCTCGCCCGCCTCGCCGGCGAGCGGCAGGCTTCGCCGCACACGGTGGACGGCTACCGCCGCGACCTCGCCAAGCTCACGGCGTGGATGGAAGCGCAAGGCATCGCCGGCTTCGACGCCCTGGAGCCGAACCGCCTGCGCCAGTTCGTCGCCACGCAGCACCGCGCCGGCCTCTCGCCGAAAAGCCTGCAGCGCCTGCTTTCCTCCTGCCGCAGCCTGTTCCGCCAGCTCAGCCGCGAAGGCGCGCTGGCGCACGATCCGCTGGCCGGCGTGCGCGGCCCCAAGGTGCATCGCAAGTTGCCCGTGGTGCTGGACGTGGACGAAGCCGCCACGCTGGTGGAATCCGGCGGCGACGGCGCCCTCGCGCCGCGCGACCGCGCGATGCTGGAGCTGTTCTATTCCAGCGGCCTGCGCCTGTCCGAACTGGTCGGCCTGCGCTGGGTCGACCTCGATCTCGACGGCGGCGAAGTGCGCGTGCTGGGCAAGGGCCGCAAGACGCGCATCGTGCCGGTGGGCCGCCATGCCGTGGCCGCGCTGCGCACGTTGGGCGCGACCATCGGCATGACGCCGGAATCGCCGGTGTTCCGCGGCCGCGGCGGCGCGGCGATCAACCCGCGCACCGTGCAGATGCGGCTGCGCAAGCTCGCGCTCGCCCACGGCTTCGCCAAGCACGTGCATCCGCATCTGCTGCGGCACACCTTCGCCAGCCACATGCTGGAATCCTCCGGCGACCTGCGCGCGGTGCAGGAGCTGCTCGGCCACGCCGACATCGCCACCACGCAGATCTACACGCACCTGGATTTCCAGCACCTGGCCAAGGTCTACGACGCGGCGCATCCGCGGGCTCGGAAAAAGTAAGCGGGCCGGTCAGGCCCTACCCGCATTGAAGCTCCGGCCATCCGGCCCCATGTCGTGCGCTCAACCCTGGAGCTCTCATGGAACCCTTCCACGCCACCACCATCGTCAGCGTGCGCCGCAACGGCAAGGTCGTGATCGGCGGCGACGGCCAGGTCACGCTGGGCAACATCGTGGCCAAGGCCAATGCGCGCAAGATCCGCCGCCTCGGCCGCAACGCCGACGTGCTGGCCGGCTTCGCCGGCGCCACCGCCGATGCCTTCACCCTGTTCGAACTGTTCGAGCAGAAGCTGGACAAGCACGGCAACAACCTCACCCGCGCCGCGGTGGAGATGGCCAAGGAATGGCGTACCGACCGCCGCCTCGGCCGCCTCGAGGCGATGCTGGCGGTGGCCGACAAGGAGGCTTCGCTGCTGATCTCCGGCAACGGCGACGTGCTGGAGCCCGAGCACGGCCTGATCGCGATCGGTTCCGGCGGCCCCTACGCGCAATCCGCCGCACTGGCGCTGCTGGAAAACACCGAGCTGGATGCGCGCAGCGTGGTGGAGCGCGCGCTGAAGATCGCCGGCGACATCTGCATCTACACCAACCACAACACCACGATCGAAGAGCTTTGAGCGCACGGCTTTTGCGATCGTCCCTGATCGCGAAGATCAAACGGGCGGCCATCCGTGGCCGCACTTTCCACCCAAAGCCGCATCCTGGCGTTGCAGCTTTTCCACACACCTGACGCCCCCATGTCCGAACTGACCCCCCGCGAAATCGTCAACGAACTCGACCGCTACATCGTCGGCCAGCACGACGCCAAGCGCGCCGTGGCGGTGGCGCTGCGCAGCCGCTGGCGCCGCATGCAGCTGGCGCCCGAGATGCGCAACGAGATCACGCCGAAGAACATCCTGATGATCGGCCCCACCGGCGTGGGCAAGACCGAGATCGCGCGCCGCCTCGCCACGCTGGCCAACGCGCCGTTCGTGAAGGTGGAAGCGACCAAGTTCACCGAGGTGGGCTACGTGGGCAAGGACGTGGAATCCATCATCCGCGACCTCGGCGACGTGGCCTACAAGCTCACCCGCGAGCAGGCGATCAAGCGCGTGCGCTCGCAGGCGGAAGACCGTGCCGAGGACCGCATCCTCGACGCGCTGCTGCCGCGCCGGCAGGCACCCAGCGACTGGAGCCAGGACGTCCCGTCCACGCCCGCCATCGACAGCGACACCCGCCAGAAGCTGCGCAAGCAGCTGCGCGATGGCACGCTGGACGAGCGCGAGATCGAGCTGGACTTCGCCATGAACGTCGGCGTGGAGATCATGTCGCCGCCCGGCATGGAGGAGATGGGCGCGCAGCTGCGCCAGATGTTCCAGAACCTCGGCGGCGCCAAGACCCAGCACCGCAAGCTGGCGATCAAGCTGGCGCGCCCGATGCTGATCGAGGAGGAAGCCGGCAAGCTGCTCAACGACGAGGAGATCCGCGCGCTGGCGGTGGAAGCCGCCGAACAGAACGGCATCGTCTTCATCGACGAGATCGACAAGGTGGCGCAGCGCAGCGACTACGGCCACTCCGGCGTCAGCCGCGAAGGCGTGCAGCGCGACCTGCTGCCGCTGGTGGAAGGCTCCACCGTCTCCACCAAGTACGGCCCGCTGAAGACCGACCACATGCTGTTCATCGCCTCGGGCGCGTTCTCGCTGGCCAAGCCCTCCGACCTGATCCCCGAGCTGCAGGGCCGCCTGCCGATCCGCGTGGAACTGAGCGCGCTGTCGGTGGACGACTTCAAGCGCATCCTGCGCGAGCCGCACAATGCACTGACCAAGCAATACGTGGCCCTGCTGGGCACCGAAGGCGTGGGCCTGGAGTTCACCGATTCCGGCATCGACCGGCTGGCCGAAGTGGCCTTCCAGGTGAACGAGCGCACCGAGAACATCGGTGCCCGCCGCCTGCACACCGTGATGGAACGGCTGCTGGAAAGCATTTCCTACGAGGCTGCAGACAAATCCGGCGAAAAATATGTGATCGACGCCGAACAGGTAGACAAGAGTCTTGGCACGCTGGTGCGCGACGAAGACCTGAGCCGCTACATCCTCTGAGCCCACCGCAGCACGAAGTGCGCCGATCTTTGCATTAGGCGCATTTTGCATGCCTTTTCGCCGAAGATGACTGAAAACATCCCCTGAACAAGCCTTCGCGGCCGCTCTGCTAAAATGCCTGCCATGGCAAAGATTCTCGAGTTCAAGACCAACGGCCTGCGCGCCCAGCTGCGCGAGGCGCAGGAACAGCAAACCATGGTGCGCCTCTGGCGCGCCGAGCTGGAGCACGGCAGCTTCTGCGGTTACGTGGGCGGCGTGGGCAGCGAGTTCGTGCTGCTGTGGGTGGTCGGCGACGGCATCACCGAAGACGGCATCTACGTGATGCGCCACCGCGACATCACCGAGCTGGAGTCGCCGGAACGCCACCATGCCTTCATGGCCAAGGCGCTGGCGCTCAAGGGCATTGCCCCGCGCCTGCCGCAGAACTTCCCGCTGGATTCGATCCGCGACGTCGTGAAGGCCGCCGGCGCGATGTCGCCGGTGATCGCCGTGCACGTGGACTCCGAGGAAGAGGAGGAGGTCTGCTACATCGGCCGCCTCGCCAGCCTCGACGAGGACGGCTTCTACCTGCAGGAACTCAGTCCCGACGCGGAATGGATGCGCCAAGCCTCGTTCTTCGCCTGGGACGAGGTCTCCACGCTCAGCATCGGCGACGGCTACGCCCAGTCGCTGCTCGCCGTGGCCGGCCCGGCGCCGGCGCTGGAACCGGGCGACACCGGCATCGGCCACATGCACTGAGTCCCCCATCGGCATGCAACGAAACGCCCGCCATTGCCCGGCGGGCGTTTTCGTTTCAGGGGTCGAACGGATCGGGGCTTCATTCTGCGCATCGTCGGTAAACCCGGTGCCGCCAGCCCCGTTAGCAGGCTGGCGGCACCGGTACGACATCCCTTGCGCGATCCACGCCTGCCACGGAGATTCCCCATGCACACTCGCCCATTGCGATTGACCGTCTGCGCCCTGGCGCTTGCCTTGCTGGTGGCCGCACCGTTCGGCGCTGCATCGGCACAGGACGGCACGCCTGCCGCCGGCGATACGGCGACCGCACCGCGCCACTTGCCCGACCCGCAAAAACAGGCGCATCGGCTGGCGAACAAACTCGGCCTCGATGCCGACCAGCAGTCGAAACTGGCCGCGATCCTGAGCGATCGCCAGCAGCAGGTCGCCGCCCTGCGCGCCGACAGCTCGCTATCGAAACCCGACCGCAAGACCAAGCTGCTCGCTGTCCGCCAAGGCAGCGAAAGCCAGATACAGGCGCTGCTCACACCCGCCCAGCAGCAGCAATACGCGCAGCTGCAGCAGGCCATGAAGGCGCGCCGCCAGAGCCGGCAGGCATCCGGCGCGACTCCGCCCGACAGCCACTAATCCGGCGCGCACGCCGTTCGCGCGCTGCCGGTTTGCCATAAGCGGCACCGCGCCGTTTACTCTGCGGCTATCCAAAACACGGAAATCCGCATGAGCCGCATCGTCGTCGTCGGCAGCATCAACATGGACCTGGTCACGCTTGCGCCGCGCTTTCCCGGCCCGGGCGAAACCCTGCTCGGCAGCCGTTTCCTCACCGCGCACGGCGGCAAGGGCGCCAACCAGGCGGTGGCCGCGGCGCGGCTGGACGCCCGCGTGAGCATGGTCGGCGCGCTGGGCCGCGACGCCTTCGGCGACCAGCTGCACGCGGGGCTGGCGCGCGAAGGCATCGACCTCGCCCACGTCGCCCGGCTCGACGACGAAGGCAGCGGCAGTGCCTCCATCACCGTCGCCGGTGGGGAAAACCAGATCATCGTGGTGCCTGCCGCCAACGCGCGCGTCACGCCGAAGCAAGTGGAGGCCGCGCGCGAAACCATCGCGCTGGCCGATGCCGTGCTGGTGCAACTGGAAATCCCGCTCGATGCCGTCGAGGCCACGCTGCGCCTCGGCCGCTCGCTCGACGTGCCCGTGATCCTCAACCCCGCACCCGCGCAAAAGCTGCCGCAGGAGTGGCTGCAGCTGGCCAACTACCTCACGCCCAACCAGCACGAACTCGCCACCGTGCTCGATGCGGATGCCGACGCGGATTTCCGCGAGCTGATGCGTCGCACGCCGTGCCCGGTGGTCCTCACGCGCGGCGGCGAAGGCGCCTGGTATCGCGATGACGCGCAGCCCGAACCCGCGCACCAGCCCGGCTTCGCCGTGGACGCGGTCGACACCACCGGCGCCGGCGACACCTTCAACGGCGCGCTCGCCGTGTTCCTGCACGAAGGCCTGCCCGCCGCCGTGCGCAAGGCCTGCGCCGCCGCCGCACTGTCCGTCACCCAACTGGGAGCGCAGGGCGGCATGCCGCAACAGCACGAACTGGAAAGCTTCCTCGCACGCAGGAGCCATGCATGAGCCCACTGGAAATCGCGGCCAACCTGCTCGCCGGCGCATCCATCATCCTGGCTGGGCGCAACAGCGTGCACACCTGGTGGACCGGCATCGTCGGCTGCGGCCTGTTCGCCTTCGTGTTCCTGCACAGCCGGCTCTACGCCGATACCGTGCTGCAGGGCTTCTTCGTGGTCACCAGCATCGTGGGTTGGTGGCAGTGGCTGCACGGCAGCCACGGCGAGGAACTGCCGGTCACCGATCTGCCGGCGCGCAAGCTGTGGCTGCAACTGCTGTGCGGCGCGGTCGGCGCGGTCGGCTACGGCCTGCTGCTGCGCCGCTTCACCAACGCCTATTCGCCCTTCCTCGATTCCACCGTGCTGGCTTTCAGCATCGTGGCGCAGTTGCTGATGATGCGCCGGCACGTGCAGAACTGGCCGTTCTGGCTGCTGGTCAATTCCATCGCGGTGCCGCTGTACGCCAGCCGCGGCCTGTACCTCACCTCGGCGCTGTACGCGGTGTACTGGATCAATGCGCTGGTGTCGTGGCGGCACTGGATCAGGCTGCGCGACGCTACCGCTCACTTGCCGATGCAGAACGAGCCGAAGATCGCACCGAGCAAGTCGTCGCTGGTGTAGTTGCCGGTGATTTCGCCCAGCGCGTGCTGGGCCTGGCGCAGTTCCTCGGCGGCGAGTTCGCCGGCGCGGCTGTCGGCGAGCGCGTGCGCGGCGCTAGCAAGATGACCGCGCACGGTTTCCAGCGCGAGCACGTGGCGACGGCGCGCGCTGAAGGCGCCTTCGCCGCTGCCCGCACCCGCGAGTTGCCGGAGATGTTCGCGCAAGCCATCGAGGCCTTCGCCGGTTTTCGCGGAGGCCCATAGCCAACGGATGCCCTCGCGGGTTTCCGCATGCGGCTCGGCGTCGGCGAGATCGATCTTGTTGACCAGCACGACGCGCCCGGCGCCGGCAGGCAAATGCGCGAACAGGGCGAGATCGGCTTCGGCGTGTTGCGCATCGGTGACCAGCAGCGCCGCGTCGGCGCGCTGCAATTCGCCGTGCGCACGGCGCACGCCTTCGCGCTCGACTTCGTCTTCCGTTTCGCGCAGGCCGGCGGTGTCGGCCAGTTCCAGCGCCACGCCGTCGAGCGCCACGCTCTCGCGCAACACGTCGCGGGTGGTGCCGGCGACGGCGGCGACGATGGCGCGCTCGCTGCCGGCCAGCGCATTGAGCAGGCTGGACTTGCCTGCGTTGGGGCGGCCCACGATGGCCACCTTGAGGCCATCGTTCAGACGCAGGCCCTGGTGCGCCTCACGCAGAAGCTCGGTCAGCTCGGCACGCAAGCTTTCGAGTTGTGCCGTAATTGCCGGATCGGCGAGAAAGTCGATCTCCTCCTCGGGAAAGTCGATCGCCGCCTCGACATGCACGCGCAGCGCGATCAGCGATTGCAGCAAGGCCTCGACCCGACGCGAGAACACGCCTTCCATCGAACGCAGCGCGGCGCGGGCGCCGGCCTGCGAGCGCGCGGCGATCAGGTCGGCCACGGCTTCGGCTTGGGCAAGGTCGAGCTTGCCGTTGAGGAAGGCGCGCTCGGTGAATTCGCCGGGTCGCGCGAGGCGCGCACCGAGTTCGCAGACGCGGCGCAGCAGCGCATCGAGCAGGACCGGACTGCCATGGCCCTGCAGTTCCAGCACGTGCTCACCGGTGTAGGAGGCGGGGGCAGGGAAGTGCAGCAGCAGGCCGTGGTCGATCGGCTCGCCCTGCGCATCGCGGAAGCTGGCGAAATGCGCATAGCGCGGCAACGGCACCCGGCCGAACAGGACCTGCGCGATGGCCGGCACCCGCGGCCCCGACACGCGCAGCACTCCCACGCCGGCGGCGCCCGGCGCGCTGGCAATGGCGGCAATGGTATCGGCGGTTTGCGTCATGGTCTGCAGCGTAAACGAAGACGGCCGCGCGGGTGACCCGGCGCGGCCGCTTGGTCGAGCAGTGCGGTCAAGGATGCCGCCTGCTGGGTTTTCGCGATCAGGCCTTGGCGGTCGCTTCCTCGCGCCCTTCGTGATGGGTGATCCACCACTGCTGGCCGAGGCCGACCAGGCCGTTCACCGCGTAGTAGAGGCACAGGCCGGCCGGGAAGAAGGCGAACATCACCGAGAACAGCAGCGGCATCACCTTCATCATCTTCGCCTGCGTGGGGTCCATGCCCACCGCCGGGTTCAGCCATTGCGTGCCCAGCATCACCGCGGCGTAGATCAGCGGCAGGATGTAATACGGGTCGTGCGCGCTGAGGTCGTGGATCCACAGGAACGACGCCTGGCGCAGCTCCAGCGAGTACTCCAGCACGTACAGCAGGGCGTAGAACACCGGCAGGGTGATGAGCACCGGGAAGCAGCCGGCCATCGGGTTGACTTTCTCCTTCTTGTACAACTCCATCTGCGCCTGCTGCAGCTTGGCCTTGTCGTCGCCGTAACGCTCCTTGAGCGCCTGGATGCGCGGCTGCAGCTTGCGCATCTTGGCGCCGGAGCGGTACTGCATTGCCGTCAGCTTCCAGGTGGCGCCCTTGATCAGCAGCACCAGCAGGATGATCGCCAGGCCCCAGTTCTTCACGATGGAATGGAAGAACGACAGGATGCCGTGCATCGGCACGGCGATGGCCTTGAACATGCCGTAGTCGATGGTGAGGTCCAGGCCCGGCGCCACCGCGTCCAGTTTGCCTTGCAGGTTGGGGCCCACGTAGAGGCGCGCGGTGGTGTCGGTGCTCTGGCCCGGCGCCACGCTCAGGGTGGGCCCGATCGCACGGATCAGGTAACGCGGATGCGCACTGTCCGGGTCCACCGTAGTGGTGGCGTAGCTGGCGGTCTCATTGGC
This genomic interval carries:
- the dapF gene encoding diaminopimelate epimerase is translated as MLRFSKMHGLGNDFVLLDCRTAPFALDEAGIRALADRRTGVGFDQLLSVEPARDPSCAFYYGIWNTDGSPAAQCGNGVRCVAAWLHRAGHLAVDEPVRLESPSGPVTVRLRSAHEVTVDMGEPQFAPARIPFDAPAEAPHYAIEAAGARLRIGAVSMGNPHAVVMLDELAAADVEHLAPALTAHARFAEGANAGFVERLGRDRIALRVHERGVGWTQACGTGACAAVAVLRRRGEVDEQVRVDLPGGTLRIAWPGPGHTLWMTGPAAFAFEGEWPLD
- a CDS encoding DUF484 family protein, giving the protein MNAPLSDDTIDAVAVAAYLKRHPSFLNDYPELAAQLTMPREQGSVASLAAYQLQQLRDKNAELEHRLAELTTIAADNQKLMERVHALTVALLRANTLEVTTRTLIARLNEDFHTELVRLLLFGRHADLPRSDWLRQVGGGATELPELADVLQRHEPLSGRFSAEKLAQLFGDEAPTIRSAALIPLGEAGILAIGSHDADRFQPGMGTLFLRMIAATVTAALARARDLA
- the xerC gene encoding tyrosine recombinase XerC, with the translated sequence MRPQLQVDAWLARLAGERQASPHTVDGYRRDLAKLTAWMEAQGIAGFDALEPNRLRQFVATQHRAGLSPKSLQRLLSSCRSLFRQLSREGALAHDPLAGVRGPKVHRKLPVVLDVDEAATLVESGGDGALAPRDRAMLELFYSSGLRLSELVGLRWVDLDLDGGEVRVLGKGRKTRIVPVGRHAVAALRTLGATIGMTPESPVFRGRGGAAINPRTVQMRLRKLALAHGFAKHVHPHLLRHTFASHMLESSGDLRAVQELLGHADIATTQIYTHLDFQHLAKVYDAAHPRARKK
- the hslV gene encoding ATP-dependent protease subunit HslV → MEPFHATTIVSVRRNGKVVIGGDGQVTLGNIVAKANARKIRRLGRNADVLAGFAGATADAFTLFELFEQKLDKHGNNLTRAAVEMAKEWRTDRRLGRLEAMLAVADKEASLLISGNGDVLEPEHGLIAIGSGGPYAQSAALALLENTELDARSVVERALKIAGDICIYTNHNTTIEEL
- the hslU gene encoding ATP-dependent protease ATPase subunit HslU — its product is MAALSTQSRILALQLFHTPDAPMSELTPREIVNELDRYIVGQHDAKRAVAVALRSRWRRMQLAPEMRNEITPKNILMIGPTGVGKTEIARRLATLANAPFVKVEATKFTEVGYVGKDVESIIRDLGDVAYKLTREQAIKRVRSQAEDRAEDRILDALLPRRQAPSDWSQDVPSTPAIDSDTRQKLRKQLRDGTLDEREIELDFAMNVGVEIMSPPGMEEMGAQLRQMFQNLGGAKTQHRKLAIKLARPMLIEEEAGKLLNDEEIRALAVEAAEQNGIVFIDEIDKVAQRSDYGHSGVSREGVQRDLLPLVEGSTVSTKYGPLKTDHMLFIASGAFSLAKPSDLIPELQGRLPIRVELSALSVDDFKRILREPHNALTKQYVALLGTEGVGLEFTDSGIDRLAEVAFQVNERTENIGARRLHTVMERLLESISYEAADKSGEKYVIDAEQVDKSLGTLVRDEDLSRYIL
- the rbsK gene encoding ribokinase, producing the protein MSRIVVVGSINMDLVTLAPRFPGPGETLLGSRFLTAHGGKGANQAVAAARLDARVSMVGALGRDAFGDQLHAGLAREGIDLAHVARLDDEGSGSASITVAGGENQIIVVPAANARVTPKQVEAARETIALADAVLVQLEIPLDAVEATLRLGRSLDVPVILNPAPAQKLPQEWLQLANYLTPNQHELATVLDADADADFRELMRRTPCPVVLTRGGEGAWYRDDAQPEPAHQPGFAVDAVDTTGAGDTFNGALAVFLHEGLPAAVRKACAAAALSVTQLGAQGGMPQQHELESFLARRSHA
- the pnuC gene encoding nicotinamide riboside transporter PnuC → MSPLEIAANLLAGASIILAGRNSVHTWWTGIVGCGLFAFVFLHSRLYADTVLQGFFVVTSIVGWWQWLHGSHGEELPVTDLPARKLWLQLLCGAVGAVGYGLLLRRFTNAYSPFLDSTVLAFSIVAQLLMMRRHVQNWPFWLLVNSIAVPLYASRGLYLTSALYAVYWINALVSWRHWIRLRDATAHLPMQNEPKIAPSKSSLV
- the mnmE gene encoding tRNA uridine-5-carboxymethylaminomethyl(34) synthesis GTPase MnmE, whose translation is MTQTADTIAAIASAPGAAGVGVLRVSGPRVPAIAQVLFGRVPLPRYAHFASFRDAQGEPIDHGLLLHFPAPASYTGEHVLELQGHGSPVLLDALLRRVCELGARLARPGEFTERAFLNGKLDLAQAEAVADLIAARSQAGARAALRSMEGVFSRRVEALLQSLIALRVHVEAAIDFPEEEIDFLADPAITAQLESLRAELTELLREAHQGLRLNDGLKVAIVGRPNAGKSSLLNALAGSERAIVAAVAGTTRDVLRESVALDGVALELADTAGLRETEDEVEREGVRRAHGELQRADAALLVTDAQHAEADLALFAHLPAGAGRVVLVNKIDLADAEPHAETREGIRWLWASAKTGEGLDGLREHLRQLAGAGSGEGAFSARRRHVLALETVRGHLASAAHALADSRAGELAAEELRQAQHALGEITGNYTSDDLLGAIFGSFCIGK